Part of the Caldalkalibacillus salinus genome, GTACCGCAAAGGAGAAATAGCTAGAAGTTTCTCTTCATCTGCCCAAAGGTCCGCTTTGCCATGCTGATACCAAGTGAAGAAATATCCGATATCACTCGTGCCGTAAAAACTGTGCCAGTTACAGATACTCCGTTGTGTGACGGCCGCTTTAAAACGATCGGTCTTTGTCACGATGACATTAGTCATATACCCGCCATAACTACCACCAGTGACAAATAACTGATCTGTATCAACGTAGTCCTTGTTCTCGATGACATAATCGACACCAGCCATTAAGTCTTCATAGTCCATCCCACTATAATCTCCAACGACAGCCCGAACAAAATCATGTCCGTAACCGTGACTACCACGAGGGTTAGTATAAAGGACGACATAGCCTTTGGCTGCCATGAGCTGCATCTCATGATGTAAGCCATTACCGTACGCTGTATGTGGCCCACCGTGAATCTGTAAAATAAGTGGATACTGTTGCCCTTCCTGAAATGGGTAAGGTTTTAGAAGCCACCCTTCTATTTCAAGACCGTCTGTGCTCGTATATTTTATCTGTTCAGGCTCGCTTAAGGCAATCTCGCTTAGCAAAGGGCCGTTCCAATCCGTTAATTGTTGCCTTTCGTCCACACTGTCTAGATCCTGCACCACTAAATCACCTGTTGATTGGGGATGACCAAGCACGACAACAGCACGCTGTTCATTAATCAAATCAAAAGACGACACATTGGCCTGTGCAGGGGTCAGGGCCTCTGACACTTGGCCTTCAATATTCGTTTTAAATAGTTTGCAGTCTCCACCTACGGTCGCGTAAAAATAGATGTCTTGGCTATCTGGGCTCCATATTAACCTTAGGACTGCTGTATCATATTTTGCGTCTACCCCGACAAGATTACCGACAGGGTGGTCCAAGTCAGACGTTAGCTTATGTGCTTTTCCGCCTGTCGTGGGGACGAGCCATACTTCAACATTCCCGGAGCTCATCCATCCACGATTGTGCCCGGCAAAGGCCACCCATTGACCATCAGGGGAGTAGGTTGGACTCGTGATTATACCGTTCCCCTCATACAGTAAATTTTCCTCCCCAGTGGCTAAATCAAACTGCCACAAGGATGGTATTTGACGTTCCTCAATATCCTGATCCTTTGAACCAACATATAAGACCTTTTTGCCGTCTGGTGAGAAGCTTGGCTGCGTAAAATCATACGTTTCATCCGTTAATCTCGTCCATGTCTGATCCTCAATGCTAAAGAGATAGACTTGTTTACGTTTGTCATCATGGATACCTACACCATCCGCTTTGTATCTAAGGCGTGTAATTTCAATCACGTCGCTTTTCTTATCCTCATGACGCCCTGAGTCTTCCCCAGTGGCATTCGTCTGTGTATCCGACGTTGTTTCAGCATCTCCCTTCGTGGTGATGACCATACGTTTACCGTCAGGTGACCATTGATACTCTAACACACCGTTTGGCACGTCTGTAAGGGGCTTAGCTTCTCCACCGTCAACTGGAAGTAACCAAATTTGTTTTTTTCCTGTCCGATTAGATAAAAAGGCTAGTGTCTTGCCATTGGGTGACCACTTCGGTGTGGTGTCTCTTATTAATTGATCCGCTTTATATTGATATGTATAAGGTCGACCTTCATCCTCTAAGTCTGTGACATATATAGAAGAGTAGTAACCATCTTTTTCTCCATCAATCTGTGTTAAAACGTAAGCTACGCGAGTGCCATCTGGTGATGTTTGTGGATCACCGACAAATTTAAACTTTAGTAGATCCTCGGCTGTGATCGCTCGTTTCCCCAATTTCGTCTTCCCCCTCGTTTCAATTATCTGAATATCTTTTATTCTAACATTTCGCACAGCGAAGTAAAATACTCTCTATTCACGTGCCCGTTGTTTTCGCTCTTTTTTGGCCCTTTGACGCCCTTGATAAACCAAGGCTAGGACGACAATAACGCCAACGACAGTTAGAATAACATAAGCATTGTGAGAAATATATTGCCATAGGGCATGACCCTCCATGATTACTACTCCTTTCCTTTCGTACTGAAAACTAGATGAAACACGACTTAAAATATGGTCTAACGGCCTCATTAAAAATTCGGCGACAGCAGAAAGCCTCTTCTTTACGAGAAGAGGCCTCATCTGTCACTTATAAGCGACCGCCTTAATTATAGGGGCGATCATCATCCTCATCGTCTTGACTATGTCCATAC contains:
- a CDS encoding alpha/beta hydrolase family protein, which produces MGKRAITAEDLLKFKFVGDPQTSPDGTRVAYVLTQIDGEKDGYYSSIYVTDLEDEGRPYTYQYKADQLIRDTTPKWSPNGKTLAFLSNRTGKKQIWLLPVDGGEAKPLTDVPNGVLEYQWSPDGKRMVITTKGDAETTSDTQTNATGEDSGRHEDKKSDVIEITRLRYKADGVGIHDDKRKQVYLFSIEDQTWTRLTDETYDFTQPSFSPDGKKVLYVGSKDQDIEERQIPSLWQFDLATGEENLLYEGNGIITSPTYSPDGQWVAFAGHNRGWMSSGNVEVWLVPTTGGKAHKLTSDLDHPVGNLVGVDAKYDTAVLRLIWSPDSQDIYFYATVGGDCKLFKTNIEGQVSEALTPAQANVSSFDLINEQRAVVVLGHPQSTGDLVVQDLDSVDERQQLTDWNGPLLSEIALSEPEQIKYTSTDGLEIEGWLLKPYPFQEGQQYPLILQIHGGPHTAYGNGLHHEMQLMAAKGYVVLYTNPRGSHGYGHDFVRAVVGDYSGMDYEDLMAGVDYVIENKDYVDTDQLFVTGGSYGGYMTNVIVTKTDRFKAAVTQRSICNWHSFYGTSDIGYFFTWYQHGKADLWADEEKLLAISPLRYAKNVQTPTLIVHSEEDLRCPMEQAEQWYVALKRLGVETKFVRFPDENHDLSRSGKPQHRLERLDHIINWFEARTEKKVSTQV
- a CDS encoding EYxxD motif small membrane protein, translated to MEGHALWQYISHNAYVILTVVGVIVVLALVYQGRQRAKKERKQRARE